The proteins below come from a single Arthrobacter sp. zg-Y1171 genomic window:
- a CDS encoding DUF3107 domain-containing protein, whose protein sequence is MEVKIGIQNVAREIVFESSQSADEVADAVEQSLANGALLRLKDIKGRLIVVPGASIGYVEIGAEEVRRVGFGAL, encoded by the coding sequence GTGGAAGTAAAAATCGGCATTCAGAATGTAGCCCGCGAAATTGTCTTCGAATCCAGCCAGAGCGCTGATGAGGTCGCCGACGCAGTGGAGCAGTCCCTCGCCAACGGCGCCCTGCTCCGGCTCAAGGACATCAAGGGCCGGCTGATCGTGGTTCCCGGTGCATCCATCGGCTACGTCGAGATCGGTGCCGAGGAAGTCCGCCGCGTCGGTTTCGGCGCCCTCTAA
- a CDS encoding ferritin-like fold-containing protein, whose translation MTNGHHSDHPAAPGAAPQHFGETYQRFLTDLFGAIAYGELSAFERMSSDARFSPTLHDRATLGRLAVHEYAHFELICARLSAMGADPEEAMRPFQPSVDAFHDRTRPADWYESLMKFYVTDAISDDFYSAVASRLDAETNSLFQGLKATEQPGEILLGRLREALADDPRLASRLALWGRRLVGEALTQAQRVLIERAFLGGLFDDGGQDAVDAEIKSLTAQLTRNHSKRMNLLGLTA comes from the coding sequence ATGACTAACGGGCACCATTCGGATCATCCGGCCGCTCCCGGGGCGGCCCCGCAGCACTTCGGCGAGACGTATCAGCGGTTCCTCACGGATCTTTTCGGGGCTATCGCCTACGGCGAGCTGTCGGCGTTTGAACGGATGTCTTCCGATGCCCGGTTTTCCCCCACACTGCATGACCGTGCCACGCTCGGACGCCTGGCGGTGCATGAATACGCGCATTTCGAGTTGATCTGTGCCCGGCTCAGCGCCATGGGAGCGGACCCCGAAGAGGCCATGCGCCCCTTCCAACCCTCCGTGGACGCGTTCCACGACCGCACCCGGCCGGCGGACTGGTACGAGTCGCTGATGAAGTTCTACGTCACGGACGCCATTTCCGACGATTTCTACTCCGCGGTGGCGTCCCGGCTGGATGCCGAAACGAACAGCCTGTTCCAGGGCCTCAAGGCTACGGAGCAGCCCGGCGAAATCCTGCTCGGCAGGCTGCGGGAGGCCCTCGCGGACGACCCGCGGCTGGCCTCGAGGCTGGCACTCTGGGGCCGCCGGCTGGTCGGCGAAGCCCTGACCCAGGCCCAGCGGGTCCTGATTGAACGGGCCTTCCTGGGCGGGCTGTTCGACGACGGCGGCCAGGACGCCGTCGACGCCGAAATCAAGTCGCTCACGGCGCAGCTGACGCGAAACCACTCAAAGCGGATGAACCTCCTCGGCCTGACGGCTTAG
- a CDS encoding site-specific DNA-methyltransferase encodes MSNPVWTPDGGSLVVHADNAEFLPTLPDGSFTMIYVDPPFNTGRSQRRQQTTMVRSADGSGDRIGFKGRSYSTVKGLLSSYDDAFEDYWAFLEPRLAQAWRLLADDGTLYVHLDYREVHYAKVMLDALFGRDCFLNEIIWAYDYGGRAKNRWPAKHDNILVYVKNPDSYHFDNAEVDREPYMAPGLVTPEKVALGKLPTDVWWHTIVSPTGREKTGYPTQKPEGLLRRAVAASSREGDWVLDFFAGSGTLGAVAAKLGRKFVCVDANPQAIDVMARRLGSAATVVSAETGSPLPAAGP; translated from the coding sequence ATGAGCAACCCTGTATGGACGCCCGACGGCGGGTCGCTGGTGGTACACGCGGATAACGCGGAGTTCCTCCCGACCCTGCCGGACGGCTCCTTCACCATGATTTACGTGGACCCGCCCTTCAACACCGGGCGGTCCCAGCGCCGGCAGCAGACCACCATGGTCCGCAGCGCCGACGGCAGCGGCGACCGGATCGGTTTCAAGGGCCGCAGCTACAGCACGGTCAAGGGCCTGCTCTCCAGCTACGACGACGCCTTCGAGGATTACTGGGCGTTCCTGGAACCCCGGCTCGCGCAGGCCTGGCGCCTGCTGGCCGACGACGGCACCCTGTACGTGCACCTCGATTACCGAGAGGTGCACTACGCGAAGGTCATGCTGGACGCCTTGTTCGGCCGGGACTGCTTCCTGAACGAAATCATCTGGGCCTACGACTACGGCGGCCGGGCGAAGAACCGGTGGCCGGCCAAGCATGACAACATCCTGGTCTATGTAAAGAACCCGGATTCGTACCACTTCGACAACGCCGAGGTGGACCGGGAACCGTACATGGCCCCGGGCCTGGTGACGCCCGAAAAGGTGGCACTGGGCAAGCTGCCCACCGATGTCTGGTGGCACACCATCGTTTCCCCCACCGGCCGCGAGAAGACCGGTTATCCCACCCAGAAACCCGAGGGCCTGCTTCGGCGTGCCGTCGCGGCCAGCAGCCGGGAGGGCGACTGGGTCCTGGATTTCTTCGCCGGGTCCGGAACGCTCGGCGCCGTTGCGGCCAAGCTGGGCCGGAAGTTCGTGTGCGTAGACGCCAATCCGCAGGCGATCGACGTCATGGCCCGGCGGCTTGGTTCGGCGGCCACCGTGGTCTCCGCCGAAACGGGTTCACCGCTTCCTGCCGCCGGCCCCTAA
- a CDS encoding TetR/AcrR family transcriptional regulator, which translates to MSNQAAGKPVRLPREERRRQLLSAAQEVFVSNGFHGAAMDEIAEAAHVSKPVLYQHFPGKRELYMALLDNHLNTLTEFLRTALTSTTDNKLRVRETMRAYFRFVAQDSQGHRMVFESDLTNDAEVSARIEEFNARFANSIAGVIAEDTKLSHLEATLLGRALAGMAQVSARYWLETDGGLDIDAASELVYRLAWRGISRFPKEI; encoded by the coding sequence GTGAGTAACCAGGCAGCCGGCAAACCGGTTCGACTCCCCCGGGAGGAACGCCGCCGGCAGCTGCTAAGCGCAGCGCAGGAAGTGTTTGTCAGTAACGGCTTCCACGGTGCGGCCATGGACGAGATCGCCGAAGCGGCGCACGTCAGCAAACCCGTGCTCTACCAGCACTTCCCCGGCAAGCGCGAGCTGTACATGGCCCTGCTGGACAACCACCTGAACACGCTGACGGAGTTTCTGCGCACCGCCTTGACCTCCACCACGGATAATAAGCTTCGGGTGCGGGAAACCATGCGGGCCTATTTCCGTTTCGTGGCGCAGGACAGCCAGGGGCACCGGATGGTTTTCGAATCCGACCTCACCAATGACGCCGAGGTCAGCGCCCGTATTGAGGAATTCAATGCCCGCTTCGCCAACAGCATTGCCGGCGTCATTGCCGAAGACACCAAGCTTTCCCACCTCGAGGCCACCCTGCTCGGCCGCGCCCTGGCCGGAATGGCGCAGGTGAGCGCCCGATACTGGCTGGAAACCGACGGCGGCCTGGACATCGATGCGGCAAGCGAGCTGGTTTACCGTTTAGCTTGGCGCGGAATCAGCCGGTTCCCCAAGGAGATCTAG
- a CDS encoding SGNH/GDSL hydrolase family protein → MRGKATRKWVRGALAVVVFAVLFLAVAAAARPDPGAGGTGPALPSGDAASAEALPKPAVSGPAESETAPTTAPAAGSLVYMPQTGRMMSVVPGVEDSALVIGDSQAGPDTWVGQGLEQAGYPAIIRGSGGTGYVQGNSTVAGYARALEAQQWLLPWGTPRLIVLQGGGNDTAHPAADIRAEALRLIRDLRQSYPSVRIVMVGVIGDGTGPRSEVDRVLAAVAAEQGIGFLTPGDWWARYGLNGTLRPDGRHLSPEGHRVAARVFASELARMVPPAVPQARPYYAVP, encoded by the coding sequence GTGCGGGGGAAAGCAACACGGAAGTGGGTGCGGGGTGCCCTGGCCGTCGTCGTTTTCGCGGTCCTGTTTCTGGCCGTGGCAGCGGCTGCCCGGCCGGACCCCGGAGCCGGCGGGACGGGGCCGGCGCTTCCGTCGGGTGACGCTGCCTCTGCTGAAGCCTTGCCTAAGCCGGCGGTGAGCGGACCTGCGGAGAGCGAAACGGCTCCCACCACGGCTCCGGCTGCCGGATCATTGGTTTACATGCCCCAGACCGGCCGGATGATGTCCGTAGTTCCGGGAGTGGAGGACTCTGCCCTGGTGATCGGTGACTCGCAGGCCGGGCCGGATACCTGGGTGGGGCAGGGGCTGGAACAGGCCGGGTACCCTGCCATCATCAGGGGTTCAGGCGGAACCGGGTACGTCCAGGGGAACAGCACAGTGGCCGGATATGCCCGGGCGCTGGAGGCCCAACAGTGGCTGCTCCCGTGGGGTACGCCGCGTTTGATCGTGCTTCAGGGCGGCGGTAATGACACCGCCCATCCAGCCGCAGATATCCGTGCGGAAGCGCTCCGGCTAATCCGCGACCTGCGGCAAAGCTACCCGTCCGTCCGGATTGTCATGGTGGGGGTCATCGGTGACGGCACGGGACCACGCAGCGAGGTGGACCGGGTGCTCGCCGCCGTGGCCGCCGAACAGGGAATTGGTTTCCTTACCCCGGGGGACTGGTGGGCGCGGTATGGACTGAACGGCACACTGCGGCCGGACGGAAGGCACCTGAGCCCGGAAGGACACCGGGTGGCGGCCCGCGTGTTCGCAAGCGAACTGGCCCGGATGGTGCCGCCTGCCGTCCCGCAGGCGCGGCCCTATTATGCCGTGCCGTAA
- a CDS encoding DEAD/DEAH box helicase — MTVADTLAVKADAAEIPELTFADFGVRSDIVESLADAGITHPFPIQSMTLPVALSGHDIIGQAKTGTGKTLGFGIPALQRVVGPEDKGYAELAVPGAPQALIVVPTRELAVQVAGDLTTAARRRGARIVTIYGGRAYEPQTEALAAGVEIVVGTPGRLIDLYNKKHLSLKNVRLVVLDEADEMLDLGFLPDVETLMAATPAVRQTLLFSATMPGAVVSMARRYMTKPTHIRAADPDDEGLTKKDIRQVVYRAHNLDKAEVVARILQARGRGRTIIFTKTKRTAAKLSEELVDRGFAVAAMHGDLGQGAREQAMRAFRNEKVDVLVATDVAARGIDVDDVTHVINYQCPEDEKTYLHRVGRTGRAGHKGTAVTFVDWDDVPRWGLINKALGLDQAEPVETYSSSPHLYTDLDIPEGTKGRLPRNKRTHAGIDAEKIEDLGETGKSGGRSNSSSREGSRSGSGRDAGSRGGNPRGGTRDGSRDGSRRSSARSGEARTAESRPAETRPAETRTAAPAADGAASDRPRRSRTRRRNGEVVPKTGPAAE, encoded by the coding sequence CTGACCGTTGCGGACACCCTGGCCGTCAAGGCCGACGCCGCGGAAATCCCCGAACTGACGTTCGCAGATTTCGGTGTCCGGTCGGACATCGTCGAATCCCTCGCCGACGCCGGCATCACGCACCCCTTCCCCATCCAGTCGATGACCCTGCCCGTTGCGCTCAGCGGCCACGACATCATCGGCCAGGCCAAGACCGGCACCGGCAAGACCCTCGGCTTCGGCATCCCGGCACTGCAGCGTGTGGTGGGCCCGGAAGACAAGGGCTACGCCGAACTCGCCGTCCCCGGCGCACCGCAGGCCCTGATCGTGGTCCCCACCCGTGAACTGGCAGTCCAGGTGGCGGGCGACCTCACCACCGCCGCCCGCCGGCGCGGCGCCCGCATCGTCACCATCTACGGCGGCCGTGCCTACGAGCCGCAGACGGAGGCCCTGGCCGCCGGCGTCGAAATCGTGGTCGGCACCCCGGGCCGCCTGATCGACCTCTACAACAAGAAGCACCTCTCGCTGAAGAACGTGCGGCTGGTGGTACTTGACGAGGCCGACGAGATGCTGGACCTCGGCTTCCTGCCCGACGTCGAAACGCTGATGGCTGCCACGCCCGCCGTGCGCCAGACCCTGTTGTTCTCGGCCACCATGCCCGGCGCCGTCGTGTCCATGGCCCGCCGCTACATGACCAAGCCCACCCACATCCGGGCTGCGGATCCCGACGACGAGGGCCTGACCAAGAAGGACATCCGCCAGGTGGTCTACCGGGCGCACAACCTGGACAAAGCCGAAGTGGTTGCCCGCATCCTGCAGGCACGCGGCCGCGGCCGCACCATCATCTTCACCAAGACCAAGCGCACGGCCGCCAAGCTGTCCGAGGAACTCGTGGACCGCGGCTTCGCCGTCGCCGCCATGCACGGTGACCTGGGCCAGGGCGCCCGTGAGCAGGCCATGCGCGCTTTCCGCAATGAAAAGGTGGACGTGCTGGTGGCCACCGACGTCGCCGCGCGCGGCATCGACGTCGACGACGTCACCCACGTGATCAACTACCAGTGCCCCGAGGACGAGAAGACCTACCTGCACCGCGTTGGCCGCACCGGCCGCGCCGGGCACAAGGGCACCGCAGTGACGTTCGTGGACTGGGACGATGTGCCCCGTTGGGGCCTGATCAACAAGGCCCTGGGCCTGGACCAGGCGGAACCGGTGGAAACCTATTCCTCCTCCCCGCACCTGTACACCGACCTGGATATCCCCGAAGGCACCAAGGGACGCCTGCCGCGCAACAAGCGCACCCATGCGGGCATTGATGCCGAAAAGATCGAGGACCTGGGCGAGACCGGTAAATCCGGCGGCCGCAGCAACTCCTCGAGCCGTGAAGGCAGCCGTTCCGGTTCCGGCCGGGATGCCGGATCCCGCGGCGGCAACCCCCGCGGCGGAACACGCGACGGGTCACGCGACGGATCGCGGCGCAGCAGCGCCCGCTCCGGCGAGGCACGGACCGCGGAGTCCCGCCCGGCTGAAACCCGCCCGGCTGAAACCCGGACCGCGGCACCTGCGGCGGACGGTGCAGCCTCGGACCGCCCGCGCCGCAGCCGGACCCGCCGCCGCAACGGCGAGGTTGTTCCCAAGACCGGCCCGGCCGCCGAATAG
- a CDS encoding general stress protein, which translates to MSNLFGATPPRDAGRSLPKGETVGRYTAYLDAQKAVDYLADSKFPVQLVSIVGNELKSVERVTGRLTYPRVALSSAATGAWFGLFVGLALMLFGGSAAAISILPSMALGAVFWVLFGVLAYALQRGRRDFTSTSQVIATSYDVIVAPEAANDARQLLHRLPMVGQAGHPQAPAARRHEPMRPPAGGPQAPERPSGWANPYGQPAPDSDPAGQAPADAGSQAPAGAGPAAKPATPRGQFPDLPDGRPQYGVRRPAQPAAPEQTAPQPSAPEQAAVQPSAPQPAAPGQDPGSPQGSDQPEQPRH; encoded by the coding sequence ATGTCGAACCTATTTGGTGCCACCCCTCCGCGTGATGCGGGCCGCAGCTTGCCCAAGGGTGAAACGGTGGGCCGCTACACGGCCTACCTCGACGCCCAGAAGGCCGTGGATTACCTTGCCGACAGCAAGTTCCCGGTCCAGCTGGTCTCGATTGTCGGCAACGAGCTCAAGTCCGTTGAACGGGTGACCGGCCGGCTGACCTACCCCCGGGTGGCGCTCTCCAGTGCAGCCACCGGTGCCTGGTTCGGCCTCTTTGTCGGGCTGGCACTGATGCTGTTCGGGGGCAGCGCCGCAGCGATCTCCATCCTTCCGTCCATGGCCCTCGGTGCCGTCTTCTGGGTCCTCTTCGGGGTTCTGGCCTACGCCCTGCAGCGCGGGCGCAGGGACTTCACCTCCACCAGCCAGGTGATTGCCACCAGCTACGACGTTATTGTTGCCCCCGAGGCGGCCAATGACGCACGGCAACTGCTGCACCGGCTGCCGATGGTCGGCCAGGCAGGCCACCCGCAGGCACCCGCTGCCCGGCGCCATGAGCCGATGCGTCCGCCCGCAGGCGGACCGCAGGCACCGGAACGGCCCTCCGGCTGGGCCAACCCGTACGGCCAGCCCGCTCCGGACTCCGATCCCGCAGGGCAGGCCCCGGCCGATGCCGGCAGCCAGGCACCCGCAGGGGCAGGCCCGGCGGCTAAACCCGCGACTCCGCGGGGCCAGTTCCCGGACCTTCCGGACGGCCGCCCGCAGTACGGTGTCCGCCGTCCGGCGCAGCCTGCCGCACCCGAACAGACCGCACCGCAGCCTTCCGCTCCGGAACAGGCCGCAGTGCAGCCTTCCGCTCCGCAGCCGGCCGCACCCGGGCAGGATCCGGGTTCTCCGCAGGGTTCAGACCAGCCGGAGCAGCCCCGCCACTAG
- a CDS encoding aminopeptidase P family protein, translated as MTTEANSTTSLPEPSEGQPLEDRVNNRSQRPSSEAFKKFMSSGWAAESGELPEPDAVAPFAARRRRALSERFPGERLVIPAGPLKVRSNDTDYRFRPHSGFAHLTGLGVDREPDAVLVMEPTEPGAGDDGGNHTAVLYFRPLAGTDSDEFYSNARYGSFWIGDRLGLAEISALIGLPTRHLNEAETAITNNVGDPQFGGISVRLLRSVDEMVDALVDTVRYNTALDPENADLSALDALDGELTEALSELRLVKDEWEIEQMKAAVAATVNGFTEVVKELPRAISHPRGERVVEGAFFARAREEGNDLGYDTIAASGNNATVLHWIRNNGAVHAGDLLLLDGGVEAESLYTADITRTLPVNGTYTEVQRRVYQAVLDAADAGFEAAKPGAKFRDVHAAAVKVLAERLDSWGLLPVPLEEALSPEGQQHRRWMPHGVSHHLGMDVHDCAQARAELYLDGTITEGMVFTIEPGLYFKDTDLSVPEEYRGIGVRLEDDVLITADGPVNLSDALPRNPDDVEDWMAGIYAAE; from the coding sequence GTGACTACTGAAGCGAATTCGACGACATCCCTGCCCGAGCCCTCCGAAGGCCAGCCGCTCGAAGACCGGGTCAACAACCGGTCCCAGCGGCCCTCCTCCGAAGCCTTCAAGAAGTTCATGTCCTCCGGCTGGGCCGCGGAATCCGGCGAACTTCCCGAACCCGACGCCGTGGCACCCTTCGCCGCGCGCCGCCGCCGCGCCCTTTCCGAGCGCTTCCCCGGGGAACGGCTGGTTATCCCGGCCGGCCCGCTGAAGGTCCGCTCGAACGACACGGATTACCGTTTCCGTCCGCACTCCGGCTTTGCGCACCTGACCGGCCTCGGCGTGGACCGCGAACCGGATGCCGTGCTCGTGATGGAGCCCACCGAACCCGGTGCGGGAGACGACGGCGGCAACCACACCGCCGTACTGTATTTCCGCCCGCTCGCCGGCACGGACAGTGACGAGTTCTACTCCAACGCACGCTACGGCTCCTTCTGGATCGGTGACCGGCTCGGCCTGGCGGAGATCAGCGCACTGATCGGCCTGCCCACCCGGCACCTCAACGAGGCAGAGACCGCCATCACCAACAACGTCGGAGACCCGCAGTTCGGCGGCATCTCGGTACGGCTGCTGCGCAGTGTCGATGAAATGGTCGATGCGCTGGTGGATACCGTCCGCTACAACACCGCCCTGGACCCGGAAAACGCCGACCTCAGCGCATTGGACGCCCTCGACGGCGAACTGACCGAAGCCCTGTCCGAACTCCGCCTGGTCAAGGACGAATGGGAGATCGAGCAGATGAAGGCCGCTGTGGCCGCCACGGTCAACGGCTTCACCGAAGTGGTCAAGGAACTCCCCCGCGCCATCTCCCACCCGCGCGGCGAACGCGTCGTCGAAGGCGCGTTCTTTGCCCGGGCACGCGAAGAGGGCAATGACCTTGGCTACGACACCATTGCCGCCTCCGGCAACAACGCCACGGTCCTGCACTGGATCCGCAACAACGGCGCCGTCCACGCCGGCGATCTGCTGCTGCTCGACGGCGGCGTGGAGGCCGAAAGCCTTTACACCGCCGACATCACCCGCACCCTGCCCGTCAACGGAACCTACACCGAGGTCCAGCGCCGGGTGTACCAGGCAGTACTCGACGCCGCCGACGCCGGCTTCGAGGCCGCCAAGCCGGGCGCCAAGTTCCGCGACGTCCACGCTGCAGCCGTCAAGGTCCTGGCCGAACGCCTGGACAGCTGGGGCCTGCTGCCGGTGCCGCTCGAGGAAGCGCTGTCCCCCGAAGGCCAGCAGCACCGCCGGTGGATGCCCCACGGCGTCAGCCACCACCTCGGAATGGACGTTCACGACTGCGCCCAGGCCCGGGCCGAGCTGTACCTGGACGGCACCATCACCGAGGGCATGGTCTTCACCATCGAACCGGGCCTCTACTTCAAGGACACCGACCTCTCGGTGCCCGAGGAATACCGCGGCATCGGCGTACGGCTTGAGGACGACGTCCTCATCACCGCCGACGGTCCCGTGAACCTCAGCGACGCGCTGCCGCGTAACCCGGACGACGTCGAGGACTGGATGGCCGGCATCTACGCTGCCGAGTAA
- a CDS encoding PHP domain-containing protein encodes MRIDLHTHSCVSDGTEQPADVIASAAKAGLDAIALTDHDTTAGWAEAAAAAQERGITFVPGMEVSCRSSEGISVHVLSYLHDPAHPGLLEEIARSRAARVTRAELMVQRLAEDFPIDWDSVQAQVAPGATIGRPHIADALVAAGVVPNRSAAFSGILTARSPYFVAHYAPDPARAVALVRQAGGVPVFAHPVASSRGRVVGEETFAEMIDAGLLGVEVNHRDNPDQGREWLRRLAKDNDLLVTGSSDYHGTGKPNLLGEFTTEPAVLERIAALGTGTAVVGPLPR; translated from the coding sequence GTGAGAATTGACCTGCACACCCATTCCTGCGTCTCCGACGGCACCGAGCAGCCGGCAGATGTTATCGCCTCCGCTGCGAAGGCCGGGCTGGATGCCATTGCGCTGACCGATCACGATACGACGGCGGGCTGGGCCGAGGCCGCCGCTGCCGCCCAGGAGCGCGGCATCACTTTTGTGCCGGGTATGGAGGTGTCCTGCCGCAGCAGCGAGGGGATCAGCGTCCATGTGCTGTCCTATCTGCATGATCCGGCCCATCCGGGACTGCTTGAGGAGATCGCCCGGTCCCGCGCAGCCCGGGTCACCCGGGCCGAACTGATGGTGCAGCGGCTGGCGGAGGATTTCCCCATTGACTGGGACTCGGTGCAGGCGCAGGTGGCGCCGGGAGCAACCATCGGACGGCCCCACATTGCCGATGCACTGGTAGCCGCGGGCGTGGTCCCGAACCGGTCGGCGGCCTTCAGCGGCATCCTGACCGCGCGGTCGCCGTACTTCGTGGCGCATTACGCGCCGGATCCGGCACGGGCAGTGGCACTGGTCCGGCAGGCCGGCGGAGTCCCCGTCTTCGCGCACCCGGTGGCGTCCTCCCGCGGCCGGGTGGTGGGAGAGGAGACCTTCGCCGAAATGATCGACGCCGGGCTGCTGGGCGTGGAGGTCAACCACCGGGACAATCCAGACCAGGGCAGGGAATGGCTGCGCAGGCTGGCGAAGGACAATGACCTGCTCGTCACCGGCTCCAGCGACTACCACGGGACCGGGAAACCGAACCTCCTGGGTGAGTTCACCACGGAGCCGGCGGTACTGGAACGGATAGCCGCGCTCGGGACCGGCACCGCCGTCGTCGGCCCGTTGCCGCGGTAG
- the moeB gene encoding molybdopterin-synthase adenylyltransferase MoeB, translating to MTLASASAPVGELPALVAPGADLTRDETERYSRHLIIPGFGPTAQRRLKNARVLVVGAGGLGSPALLYLAAAGVGTLGIVDDDVVDVSNLQRQVIHGVSDVGTPKAESAARSVAELNPLVQVVLHRERLDNSNVLAIFSGYDLIVDGTDNFATRYLINDAAEILGKPYVWGSILRYDGQVSVFWGKYGPTYRDLFPQAPPAGSVPSCAEGGVLGVLCAQIGSVMVNEAIKLITGTGRTLLGRVLVFNALEMSWRELKVRRDPEALPVTALSDYQAFCGLAPAEPAPAGAEVDVAVLRDLLAERSAGFRDFELLDVREPGEHDIVRIDGARLAPRGAVLAGEFRPEPGRPVYVHCKSGARSAEVAAYLRRVGYPEVYNVTGGILEWVRRVEPEKPVY from the coding sequence ATGACCTTAGCAAGTGCATCCGCCCCTGTCGGGGAACTACCTGCTTTGGTGGCGCCCGGCGCGGACCTCACCCGCGACGAAACCGAACGCTACTCGCGCCACCTCATCATCCCCGGGTTCGGGCCCACGGCACAGCGCCGGCTGAAGAACGCGAGGGTGCTGGTGGTGGGGGCCGGCGGGCTGGGCTCCCCGGCGCTGCTCTATCTGGCTGCGGCGGGCGTGGGCACGCTCGGCATTGTCGACGACGACGTCGTGGATGTCTCCAACCTGCAGCGCCAGGTCATCCACGGCGTATCCGACGTCGGCACCCCCAAGGCGGAGTCCGCGGCCCGCTCCGTGGCGGAGCTGAATCCGCTGGTCCAGGTGGTCCTGCACCGCGAGCGGCTGGACAACTCCAATGTCCTGGCGATCTTTTCCGGTTATGACCTGATTGTGGACGGCACGGACAATTTCGCCACCCGCTACCTGATCAACGACGCCGCGGAAATCCTGGGCAAGCCGTACGTGTGGGGGTCGATCCTCCGCTACGACGGGCAGGTCAGCGTGTTCTGGGGCAAATACGGTCCCACGTACCGCGACCTGTTCCCGCAGGCGCCGCCGGCCGGTTCCGTTCCTTCCTGCGCGGAAGGGGGCGTGCTCGGGGTGCTCTGTGCGCAGATCGGCTCGGTCATGGTCAATGAGGCCATCAAGCTGATCACCGGAACGGGCCGGACCCTGCTGGGCCGGGTCCTGGTCTTCAACGCCCTGGAGATGAGCTGGCGCGAGCTGAAGGTCCGGCGGGACCCGGAGGCCCTGCCCGTGACGGCGCTCAGTGATTACCAGGCATTCTGCGGCCTTGCGCCGGCGGAGCCTGCACCCGCCGGGGCGGAAGTGGACGTGGCCGTGCTGCGGGACCTGCTGGCAGAACGCTCGGCCGGGTTCCGGGACTTCGAACTGCTGGACGTCCGGGAGCCGGGGGAACATGACATTGTCCGCATCGACGGCGCCCGGCTGGCGCCGCGGGGTGCCGTGCTGGCGGGGGAGTTCCGGCCGGAGCCGGGACGGCCGGTATACGTGCACTGCAAGTCAGGGGCGCGGTCCGCCGAGGTCGCGGCCTACCTGCGCCGCGTCGGCTATCCGGAGGTCTACAACGTCACCGGCGGCATCCTGGAGTGGGTACGCCGGGTGGAACCGGAGAAGCCGGTCTACTGA